From Bombyx mori chromosome 10, ASM3026992v2, a single genomic window includes:
- the LOC101744217 gene encoding small integral membrane protein 4, with protein MRISWIQKLVNKWPGKRAFGIYRFLPIFFLLGASLEFSMINWKVGEVNFYNTFKKRQARDLIEEKIKKYSVS; from the coding sequence ATGAGAATTAGTTGGATTCAAAAACTTGTTAATAAATGGCCTGGAAAAAGGGCTTTTGGGATTTATAGGTTTCTCcctatttttttcttacttggTGCTAGTTTGGAATTTTCTATGATAAACTGGAAAGTCGGTGAAGtgaatttttataatacattcaAAAAACGCCAAGCTCGAGATTTAAttgaagaaaaaattaaaaaatattcagttTCATAA
- the LOC101736312 gene encoding uncharacterized protein LOC101736312 isoform X1, whose amino-acid sequence MEVAGQWRKEWAGAAEYGKVTEGGVTRQIARAMEVLNATGPGARVRVMRASYHSSAGPGIPASSYMMHSSRRVISSGYNFTDPPSIPSIPAIPLEISSTPLELSHDSQVEPDTYKVTEPDDLEISEPSKWRGSRGTGSIRMPSEESSSTDNASIIDLDPKNSRHLHRKYSYDSESSDIQWNKKTASRVSPLLDAPVTLNTLKYKSLLNNSSDWNNRRKSYSFEDTKISLDEVKVHSIDTFAMDSSTDSGICKSTEIVNDHVEESTHSRPFERKNIQNNSHDECFKDWLAKNRSNNYYKGNKFKPSWEHDVVIEDPVESNIVLQSTGKISITLPTKIETYDEASLFNKTEKCSEDHQRKVKKVEFCKTELHFAAESGKVNIIATDDKPPPSNDFRKRRSVFVPIEMVDKPITLFGEKTTVISNQEKLEDILRSSISDYVETDENTAATKSILKNKIPKPKPYLLGENMAFGSANDETNESINSEPATVLKAVSLINKQLQPQGIYDDLINSTDSSKNSKPSQSKKNWTANEGPTINKNHVFATEPISHQIKTPLKEVEKLNKTDLLRTKFESAHSPSNDHRTKARQLRESDLTYFGVNKGRKEDTESKIFKSNLSEDSAIEDIFQSVRLIQQVSNSVCNSEAESDDVPEYQNFHATNNYIPVPKPRLRTRYEDKPNEIHEVKVLKPIIEHERSETNDYVKSITRRSKSRRQEHTASANRSLSEPPKRDKAFSNSKQSLRANTPSRSVNRTVREAVESQVTIATPRSKKIEEMIPIYENLHPGRESNIIYDKNKLKPKTSITPEVPTRKTYVKRQEKSEDVKTSKLSNNDRNTKSSSQNTNGIGSLRRISQITNKRSETREPHKGENVSKMENEKDLEAAHKTSFKSVRQVSTPRRSKVENRTSSSPCRPDRNETKKTLDDNCKKESQPVMKKSAGYDKNKKSSKDTSKESDPLKKMDQNTIVYEMKSVQIKNEHKDINSKRNRSKSPRRREYVINYDDKNGTVSSVCKVTTSPGGSYRKKKISKEILDSPKGQILKPKTINKIALRK is encoded by the exons ATGGAAGTGGCAGGCCAGTGGCGGAAGGAGTGGGCTGGAGCCGCCGAATATGGAAAG gTGACAGAAGGCGGAGTCACACGTCAAATAGCCCGAGCTATGGAGGTTTTAAATGCCACCGGTCCCGGAGCTCGCGTCCGTGTTATGCGTGCTTCTTATCACTCGTCTGCTGGACCTGGAATACCAGCTTCATCGTACATGATGCACTCTTCAAGAAGG GTTATTTCATCTGGTTATAACTTTACGGATCCACCTTCAATACCATCAATTCCAGCTATTCCTTTGGAAATATCATCAACTCCACTGGAGCTGTCGCATGATTCCCAGGTTGAACCAGATACATATAAAGTGACCGAGCCAGACGACTTAGAAATTTCTGAACCCTCTAAATGGAGAGGTTCTCGAGGAACAGGCTCAATCCGAATGCCAAGTGAAGAGTCTTCGTCCACCGACAATGCTAGTATTATTGATTTAGATCCGAAAAACAGTCGACATTTGCACAGGAAGTACTCATACGATTCAGAAAGCAGCGATATTCAATGGAACAAAAAAACTGCGTCCAGGGTTTCGCCTCTTTTGGATGCCCCTGTGACTTTaaacacattaaaatataaatcactCTTAAATAACAGTAGCGATTGGAACAACCGCAGGAAAAGCTACAGCTTTGAAGATACGAAGATTTCTTTGGATGAAGTTAAAGTACACAGTATTGATACTTTTGCCATGGACTCTTCAACGGACAGTGGTATTTGCAAATCTACGGAAATTGTGAACGATCATGTAGAAGAAAGCACGCATTCAAGACCGTTTGAGCGAAAAAACATTCAGAATAATAGTCACGATGAATGTTTTAAAGATTGGCTTGCCAAAAACAGATCGAACAATTAttacaaaggtaataaattCAAACCGTCTTGGGAACATGATGTTGTTATCGAGGATCCTGTAGAAAGCAATATAGTATTACAGTCAACTGGaaaaatttcaataactttACCAACTAAAATTGAAACATACGATGAAGCTTCTTTATTCAACAAAACCGAAAAATGTAGTGAAGATCACCAAAGAAAAGTGAAAAAAGTGGAATTCTGTAAAACTGAACTACATTTTGCGGCAGAATCAGGAAAAGTAAACATTATTGCAACGGATGATAAACCACCGCCATCAAACGACTTCCGAAAAAGACGGAGTGTTTTTGTTCCCATAGAAATGGTAGACAAACCAATAACATTATTTGGGGAAAAGACCACCGTTATATCCAACCAAGAAAAGTTGGAAGATATATTACGTAGTTCGATAAGTGATTATGTCGAAACTGATGAGAATACAGCAGCTACAAAAAGTATTCTCAAAAATAAGATTCCGAAACCCAAACCATATCTCTTGGGAGAGAACATGGCATTTGGGTCAGCGAATGATGAGACGAATGAAAGCATTAATAGTGAACCCGCTACAGTATTAAAAGCAGTGTCGTTGATTAATAAACAACTTCAGCCGCAAGGAATTTATGATGACTTAATTAACTCAACGGACTCATCGAAAAATAGCAAACCTagtcaaagtaaaaaaaattggacaGCAAATGAAG GTCCCACAATAAACAAGAATCATGTCTTTGCTACCGAGCCAATTTCGCATCAAATCAAAACACCTCTAAAAGAAgtggaaaaattaaacaaaacagaCTTATTACGAACAAAATTCGAGTCTGCACATTCTCCTTCCAATGATCACAGGACGAAAGCAAGACAATTACGAGAAAGTGACTTAACGTATTTCGGAGTAAATAAGGGAAGAAAGGAAGATACTGAATCAAAGATATTTAAAAGTAATCTATCAGAGGATTCTGCTATAGAAGATATCTTTCAATCTGTTAGACTAATTCAGCAAGTCTCAAACAGCGTTTGCAATAGTGAAGCTGAATCTGATGACGTACCTGAATATCAAAACTTCCATGCTACCAACAACTATATCCCAGTTCCTAAGCCTAGACTTCGTACAAGATATGAAGATAAACCTAACGAAATCCACGAAGTCAAAGTACTAAAGCCAATTATTGAACATGAACGTTCTGAAACAAATGATTATGTAAAATCTATAACGCGACGCTCAAAATCTAGAAGGCAAGAACATACAGCATCTGCTAATAGAAGCTTATCTGAACCACCGAAACGAGACAAAGCTTTTTCAAATTCCAAACAGTCATTGAGAGCAAATACGCCATCGCG ATCTGTCAATCGCACAGTTAGAGAAGCTGTGGAAAGCCAAGTGACAATTGCTACCCCTCGTTCTAAGAAAATAGAAGAAATGATTCCTATTTACGAGAACCTACACCCAGGACGGGAatctaatattatttatgacaaaaataaactaaagccTAAAACGTCAATAACACCAGAAGTTCCTACAAGGAAAACTTATGTAAAAAGACAGGAAAAAAGCGAAGACGTTAAGACATCGAAATTGAGCAATAATGACAGAAATACAAAGTCAAGTTCACAAAATACCAATGGGATAGGCAGTTTGAGAAGGATTTCACAGATCACAAACAAACGTAGTGAAACCAGAGAACCACATAAAGGTGAAAATGTAAGTAAAATGGAAAACGAAAAAGATCTTGAAGCGGCGCATAAAACTTCGTTCAAAAGTGTACGGCAAGTATCCACGCCTAGAAGGTCGAAAGTTGAAAATCGAACGTCATCTTCGCCCTGTCGTCCAGAtagaaatgaaacgaaaaaaacaCTTGACGATAATTGCAAAAAAGAATCACAACCAGTTATGAAGAAATCTGCGGGATACGATAAAAATAAGAAGAGTTCTAAAGATACATCCAAGGAATCAGATCCACTAAAGAAAATGGATCAAAACACAATTGTATACGAAATGAAAtctgtacaaataaaaaacgaacATAAGGATATAAATTCAAAACGAAACAGATCCAAATCTCCAAGGCGACGTGAGTATGTTATTAACTATGATGACAAAAATGGAACAGTGTCCTCGGTTTGTAAAGTTACAACCAGCCCAGGGGGTAGTTATAGAAAGAAAAAGATCTCAAAAGAAATCTTAGATAGTCCAAAAGGGCAGATACTAAAAcctaaaacaataaacaaaatagcgCTACGAAAGTAA
- the LOC767622 gene encoding NIF3-like protein isoform X3 has product MSTEKFCAVSLERVVTVLEKFAPKELAESWDNTGLLVEPYTPRQITKILLTNDLTEDVALEAEILACEMIISYHPPIFAPLKSIVQRSWKERVVSYLLEKRIALYSPHTSWDSVQGGVNDWLASAFSVAESKPILQSNNPDFGAGRLLHLSTGIPLSDAVNRIKELTRLSHVRIAAAKGKSMTHTVQRVALCAGSGSSVLKGVDADLYLTGEMLHHDVLDAAQKGITVILTNHSDSERGFLRGFANYLHKNLNEEVEVFVSKVDKDPLITV; this is encoded by the exons ATGTCAACTGAGAAATTCTGTGCAGTGTCTTTGGAAAGAGTAGTAACAGTACTTGAAAAATTTGCTCCAAAAGAATTGGCAGAGAGTTGGGATAACACTGGTTTGTTGGTGGAACCTTACACACCGAG ACAAATAACCAAAATTTTGTTAACTAACGACTTAACAGAAGATGTGGCCTTGGAAGCTGAAATTCTGGCGTGTGAGATGATTATTTCATATCATCCTCCGATATTTGCGCCTTTGAAGTCTATTGTTCAGcg ttCGTGGAAAGAACGGGTTGTAtcttatttattagaaaaacgaATCGCCCTGTACTCGCCACATACTAGTTGGGATAGTGTGCAAGGCGGGGTCAATGACTGGTTGGCATCTGCTTTCTCTGTCGCAGAGTCTAAGCCAATTTTACAATCAAACAACCCCGACTTCGGAGCCGGCAG attaCTTCATTTGAGCACCGGAATCCCATTATCTGATGCAGTAAACAGAATTAAGGAACTTACACGACTCTCCCATGTCCGCATCGCTGCCGCAAAGGGAAAGTCTATGACGCACACCGTTCAGAGGGTAGCGTTATGTGCCGGATCCGGAAGTTCGGTATTAAAGGGAGTCGATGCTGATCTTTATTTGACAG GCGAAATGCTTCATCACGACGTACTTGATGCAGCTCAAAAAGGTATAACAGTTATATTAACGAATCATTCGGACTCCGAAAGAGGGTTCTTGCGAGGATTTgcaaattatttacataaaaatttgAATGAAGAAGTTGAGGTTTTCGTAAGCAAAGTCGACAAAGATCCTTTGATAACTGTGTAA
- the LOC767622 gene encoding NIF3-like protein isoform X2, whose amino-acid sequence MFFQLGRHILKSRNSRNHLFTHFIKMSTEKFCAVSLERVVTVLEKFAPKELAESWDNTGLLVEPYTPRQITKILLTNDLTEDVALEAEILACEMIISYHPPIFAPLKSIVQRSWKERVVSYLLEKRIALYSPHTSWDSVQGGVNDWLASAFSVAESKPILQSNNPDFGAGRLLHLSTGIPLSDAVNRIKELTRLSHVRIAAAKGKSMTHTVQRVALCAGSGSSVLKGVDADLYLTGEMLHHDVLDAAQKGITVILTNHSDSERGFLRGFANYLHKNLNEEVEVFVSKVDKDPLITV is encoded by the exons ATGTTCTTTCAGTTAGGCAGGCACATTTTAAAGTCAAGAAATTCAAGGAATCACTTGTTCACACATTTTATCAAAATGTCAACTGAGAAATTCTGTGCAGTGTCTTTGGAAAGAGTAGTAACAGTACTTGAAAAATTTGCTCCAAAAGAATTGGCAGAGAGTTGGGATAACACTGGTTTGTTGGTGGAACCTTACACACCGAG ACAAATAACCAAAATTTTGTTAACTAACGACTTAACAGAAGATGTGGCCTTGGAAGCTGAAATTCTGGCGTGTGAGATGATTATTTCATATCATCCTCCGATATTTGCGCCTTTGAAGTCTATTGTTCAGcg ttCGTGGAAAGAACGGGTTGTAtcttatttattagaaaaacgaATCGCCCTGTACTCGCCACATACTAGTTGGGATAGTGTGCAAGGCGGGGTCAATGACTGGTTGGCATCTGCTTTCTCTGTCGCAGAGTCTAAGCCAATTTTACAATCAAACAACCCCGACTTCGGAGCCGGCAG attaCTTCATTTGAGCACCGGAATCCCATTATCTGATGCAGTAAACAGAATTAAGGAACTTACACGACTCTCCCATGTCCGCATCGCTGCCGCAAAGGGAAAGTCTATGACGCACACCGTTCAGAGGGTAGCGTTATGTGCCGGATCCGGAAGTTCGGTATTAAAGGGAGTCGATGCTGATCTTTATTTGACAG GCGAAATGCTTCATCACGACGTACTTGATGCAGCTCAAAAAGGTATAACAGTTATATTAACGAATCATTCGGACTCCGAAAGAGGGTTCTTGCGAGGATTTgcaaattatttacataaaaatttgAATGAAGAAGTTGAGGTTTTCGTAAGCAAAGTCGACAAAGATCCTTTGATAACTGTGTAA
- the LOC101736312 gene encoding uncharacterized protein LOC101736312 isoform X2 produces MEVAGQWRKEWAGAAEYGKVTEGGVTRQIARAMEVLNATGPGARVRVMRASYHSSAGPGIPASSYMMHSSRRVISSGYNFTDPPSIPSIPAIPLEISSTPLELSHDSQVEPDTYKVTEPDDLEISEPSKWRGSRGTGSIRMPSEESSSTDNASIIDLDPKNSRHLHRKYSYDSESSDIQWNKKTASRVSPLLDAPVTLNTLKYKSLLNNSSDWNNRRKSYSFEDTKISLDEVKVHSIDTFAMDSSTDSGICKSTEIVNDHVEESTHSRPFERKNIQNNSHDECFKDWLAKNRSNNYYKGNKFKPSWEHDVVIEDPVESNIVLQSTGKISITLPTKIETYDEASLFNKTEKCSEDHQRKVKKVEFCKTELHFAAESGKVNIIATDDKPPPSNDFRKRRSVFVPIEMVDKPITLFGEKTTVISNQEKLEDILRSSISDYVETDENTAATKSILKNKIPKPKPYLLGENMAFGSANDETNESINSEPATVLKAVSLINKQLQPQGIYDDLINSTDSSKNSKPSQSKKNWTANEGPTINKNHVFATEPISHQIKTPLKEVEKLNKTDLLRTKFESAHSPSNDHRTKARQLRESDLTYFGVNKGRKEDTESKIFKSNLSEDSAIEDIFQSVRLIQQVSNSVCNSEAESDDVPEYQNFHATNNYIPVPKPRLRTRYEDKPNEIHEVKVLKPIIEHERSETNDYVKSITRRSKSRRQEHTASANRSLSEPPKRDKAFSNSKQSLRANTPSRSVNRTVREAVESQVTIATPRSKKIEEMIPIYENLHPGRESNIIYDKNKLKPKTSITPEVPTRKTYVKRQEKSEDVKTSKLSNNDRNTKSSSQNTNGIGSLRRISQITNKRSETREPHKGENVSKMENEKDLEAAHKTSFKSVRQVSTPRRSKVENRTSSSPCRPDRNETKKTLDDNCKKESQPVMKKSAGYDKNKKSSKDTSKESDPLKKMDQNTIVYEMKSVQIKNEHKDINSKRNRSKSPRRLQLPDHPKLTSRKRKADKNVKTKVYIERSCQIL; encoded by the exons ATGGAAGTGGCAGGCCAGTGGCGGAAGGAGTGGGCTGGAGCCGCCGAATATGGAAAG gTGACAGAAGGCGGAGTCACACGTCAAATAGCCCGAGCTATGGAGGTTTTAAATGCCACCGGTCCCGGAGCTCGCGTCCGTGTTATGCGTGCTTCTTATCACTCGTCTGCTGGACCTGGAATACCAGCTTCATCGTACATGATGCACTCTTCAAGAAGG GTTATTTCATCTGGTTATAACTTTACGGATCCACCTTCAATACCATCAATTCCAGCTATTCCTTTGGAAATATCATCAACTCCACTGGAGCTGTCGCATGATTCCCAGGTTGAACCAGATACATATAAAGTGACCGAGCCAGACGACTTAGAAATTTCTGAACCCTCTAAATGGAGAGGTTCTCGAGGAACAGGCTCAATCCGAATGCCAAGTGAAGAGTCTTCGTCCACCGACAATGCTAGTATTATTGATTTAGATCCGAAAAACAGTCGACATTTGCACAGGAAGTACTCATACGATTCAGAAAGCAGCGATATTCAATGGAACAAAAAAACTGCGTCCAGGGTTTCGCCTCTTTTGGATGCCCCTGTGACTTTaaacacattaaaatataaatcactCTTAAATAACAGTAGCGATTGGAACAACCGCAGGAAAAGCTACAGCTTTGAAGATACGAAGATTTCTTTGGATGAAGTTAAAGTACACAGTATTGATACTTTTGCCATGGACTCTTCAACGGACAGTGGTATTTGCAAATCTACGGAAATTGTGAACGATCATGTAGAAGAAAGCACGCATTCAAGACCGTTTGAGCGAAAAAACATTCAGAATAATAGTCACGATGAATGTTTTAAAGATTGGCTTGCCAAAAACAGATCGAACAATTAttacaaaggtaataaattCAAACCGTCTTGGGAACATGATGTTGTTATCGAGGATCCTGTAGAAAGCAATATAGTATTACAGTCAACTGGaaaaatttcaataactttACCAACTAAAATTGAAACATACGATGAAGCTTCTTTATTCAACAAAACCGAAAAATGTAGTGAAGATCACCAAAGAAAAGTGAAAAAAGTGGAATTCTGTAAAACTGAACTACATTTTGCGGCAGAATCAGGAAAAGTAAACATTATTGCAACGGATGATAAACCACCGCCATCAAACGACTTCCGAAAAAGACGGAGTGTTTTTGTTCCCATAGAAATGGTAGACAAACCAATAACATTATTTGGGGAAAAGACCACCGTTATATCCAACCAAGAAAAGTTGGAAGATATATTACGTAGTTCGATAAGTGATTATGTCGAAACTGATGAGAATACAGCAGCTACAAAAAGTATTCTCAAAAATAAGATTCCGAAACCCAAACCATATCTCTTGGGAGAGAACATGGCATTTGGGTCAGCGAATGATGAGACGAATGAAAGCATTAATAGTGAACCCGCTACAGTATTAAAAGCAGTGTCGTTGATTAATAAACAACTTCAGCCGCAAGGAATTTATGATGACTTAATTAACTCAACGGACTCATCGAAAAATAGCAAACCTagtcaaagtaaaaaaaattggacaGCAAATGAAG GTCCCACAATAAACAAGAATCATGTCTTTGCTACCGAGCCAATTTCGCATCAAATCAAAACACCTCTAAAAGAAgtggaaaaattaaacaaaacagaCTTATTACGAACAAAATTCGAGTCTGCACATTCTCCTTCCAATGATCACAGGACGAAAGCAAGACAATTACGAGAAAGTGACTTAACGTATTTCGGAGTAAATAAGGGAAGAAAGGAAGATACTGAATCAAAGATATTTAAAAGTAATCTATCAGAGGATTCTGCTATAGAAGATATCTTTCAATCTGTTAGACTAATTCAGCAAGTCTCAAACAGCGTTTGCAATAGTGAAGCTGAATCTGATGACGTACCTGAATATCAAAACTTCCATGCTACCAACAACTATATCCCAGTTCCTAAGCCTAGACTTCGTACAAGATATGAAGATAAACCTAACGAAATCCACGAAGTCAAAGTACTAAAGCCAATTATTGAACATGAACGTTCTGAAACAAATGATTATGTAAAATCTATAACGCGACGCTCAAAATCTAGAAGGCAAGAACATACAGCATCTGCTAATAGAAGCTTATCTGAACCACCGAAACGAGACAAAGCTTTTTCAAATTCCAAACAGTCATTGAGAGCAAATACGCCATCGCG ATCTGTCAATCGCACAGTTAGAGAAGCTGTGGAAAGCCAAGTGACAATTGCTACCCCTCGTTCTAAGAAAATAGAAGAAATGATTCCTATTTACGAGAACCTACACCCAGGACGGGAatctaatattatttatgacaaaaataaactaaagccTAAAACGTCAATAACACCAGAAGTTCCTACAAGGAAAACTTATGTAAAAAGACAGGAAAAAAGCGAAGACGTTAAGACATCGAAATTGAGCAATAATGACAGAAATACAAAGTCAAGTTCACAAAATACCAATGGGATAGGCAGTTTGAGAAGGATTTCACAGATCACAAACAAACGTAGTGAAACCAGAGAACCACATAAAGGTGAAAATGTAAGTAAAATGGAAAACGAAAAAGATCTTGAAGCGGCGCATAAAACTTCGTTCAAAAGTGTACGGCAAGTATCCACGCCTAGAAGGTCGAAAGTTGAAAATCGAACGTCATCTTCGCCCTGTCGTCCAGAtagaaatgaaacgaaaaaaacaCTTGACGATAATTGCAAAAAAGAATCACAACCAGTTATGAAGAAATCTGCGGGATACGATAAAAATAAGAAGAGTTCTAAAGATACATCCAAGGAATCAGATCCACTAAAGAAAATGGATCAAAACACAATTGTATACGAAATGAAAtctgtacaaataaaaaacgaacATAAGGATATAAATTCAAAACGAAACAGATCCAAATCTCCAAGGCGAC TGCAACTTCCAGATCATCCAAAACTAACGAGTAGAAAGAGAAAAGCTGATAAAAATGTGAAAACGAAAGTTTATATAGAAAGGTCTTGCCAGATATTGTAA
- the LOC101744359 gene encoding ubiquinol-cytochrome-c reductase complex assembly factor 6 → MPAGVTWGQYISFSIAAMLSMLAGSQVVHLYYKPLQDLNEYINRELKNLPDNIQVQIKDDLSKDGILK, encoded by the coding sequence ATGCCAGCTGGAGTAACTTGGGGACAATACATATCTTTTTCAATAGCGGCCATGCTATCAATGCTTGCAGGATCTCAAGTAGTTCATCTATACTACAAGCCATTACAGGATCTTAATGAGTATATAAACAGAGAACTAAAAAATTTACCAGATAACATTCAAGTTCAAATAAAGGATGATCTAAGTAAAGAtggtattttaaaatga